GGTTGAGCCAGGCGATCACGGCGTTCACGATCGAGGCGAGCAGCTCCGTACCGGCCAGCGCGATCACCAGGCCACCGAGCGTGAACGACAGAACCGCTCTGGCGCCTTCCGGGATCTCGCCCGCCTCGGCGGCGCCGGGCACCACGTCCAGTTCGAGCAGTTCTTCCCTCAGCCTGGCGGTGGCCTCGTCCAGTTCCTGGGGATCGGCGGCCGCGTCGATCACGCGTAGCCGCAGCCGTACCGTCTCGCTCAGCATGAGCCGCCTCCGGGGTGGGAACGCAGGGTACCGCCAGGACGGCAGGCCGCCAGGGGTTCAGCCGTCACGCACTGATATCGCCGACGATCACACTGTCGCTACTCGGAGTGGTTGCCGTCCCGTCCATCAGTACGTCGGCCGCGAACGGTCGTGGTCCGGATGCAGCAGATCCGCCGCATGCTACGCGCCGGCAGGTACCTGCCGCCCAAGGCTGGAGCCCGGCGCGCAGCACCGCCGTACAGGCGCCCCCGTCATCTCTGTGGCCACAGCTACGTCACCGAGCGGCGGGACTGGACCGCACCTGAGAGCAGGCGCTCCATCAAGCCCGCGACACCGACCGAGAAGCGCGCCGCCGCCACCTCGACGAGGCACGCTGAGACGCGGAAACGCATGACCTCGCTCTGACGGCCGCCGCTGAAGAGACCGAGCGCCGCACCAGACTGCCTCAAGATCAGCACCAAGCAGAACACGCGGCCCGAGGCGAGCACCGGCAACGCCTGCACGAGACGGAACAGGCCCGAGAGGCCGGCCGAACCACGAGCCGTTTCCGGGACGCGCACCGCCCAGGACGAGAACAGGATCCCGCGCATCGCGAGAGCTTGTTCTCGGGGCCCATGGCGATTTGCTGAACGCGTACGCGTTGGGGCTGGGTGAGGCCGAACTCGGTCAGGAGCCGGGTGATGTGGTGCAGCTCCGTTTCGCCTTCGACGAGGATGAGGACGCGGGTTGGGGGACAGGCCGAACGTGCCCAGTGCGCGTTCCAGCGTGTCGGCGTCCTGGTGGCGAGGGGTGAGGCGATCGTGGAGCGGGGTGTGCCAGGTCGAGCCGGTGACGTCCGGCAGTGGTTTCACGTGACCGAGCGCGGCCAGGTCCTCGTGCGCACGCAACAGCATCTCGGCCGCCACCCGCTGCCACATGCAGTCCAGAGGCACGCCTTCAGCTTCGTCCAGCCTGAATGGCTGGCGTAGCGCAGGAGCGGAAGCCACTTGGCCATGGGGTCGCGGCTCGCCGCCTCCGTCAGCGGATACTCCGCCTCTCGCCGGAGACGGTCGGGCGCGAAGCCGGTCAGGTGCTGCAGGCCGAGCACGTCGCAGTAGGTGCGGTGGCGCCAGAGGAGGGCTTGGGTGACTCCGGGAGGGAGGGCGGCGCGGCCGAGGACACTGGGGAGGTAGATCGGGGCAAGGGCGGTCAGGGTCAGATCCAGGCGCCGGTTGTGTGCGACCCCGCTGGGGCTGATGCCGGCTCCTCTCCAGCGGTGTGCGATGAAGTCGTACGCGCTGAGTGCGTGGCCGAGGCCGAGGAACTGCCAGGAAGAGAACCACGGCAACCATTGTGGTCGCCGTGGTTGGACGTCGTCAGCGGAGAGGGACGCCGTTGAGCACGATCCGCCGCGGCTGCCTGACCGCTGTGAGGTCCTCGCGCGGGTCGGTGTCGTAGACCACGAAGTCGGCGGGGCTTCCTTCCTCGAGGACGTCGAGCCCGAGCCATTCGCGGGCCCGCCACGAGGCCGCTCCCAGGACTTGCGTCGCGCTCAGGCCGGCGGTGCGGTGGAGGGCGAGCATCTCCTGGGCGATGAGTCCGTGGCGAACGTCGCAACCTGCGTCGGTCCCCACGTAGACGGCTACGCCGATCTCGTGCGCGGCGCGGACGAGAGAGCCGAAACCCGCGCTGAGGTCGCGCAGGTGCGCGGCGTAGCGCGGATGGCGGGCTTCTGCCACAGCGGCGATGGAGCGGAAGGTGGCGATGGCGCTCATCGTAGGGACGAGAGCTATGTCCGATCGCGCCATCTCCTCCAGCAGTTGGGTCGACAGTCCTGGGCCGTGCTCGATGGAGTCGACGCCCGCCTCGACCATCATGGCCGCGCCGGCCTCGCTGAAGGTATGTGCGGCGATCTTGACGCCCAAGGCGTGCCCGTCCTGGACGGCGGCCTTCACTGAGACGGCGTCCCACCTGACGAGCAGGCCGCCGGACGCGTCGTCGATCCAGTCGCCGACGAGTTTGATCCAGCCATGGCCCTGGGCGGCCTGAGTGGCGACGGCGGCGGGCAGCTCGGCTGAGGAGCATTCGACGGCGACGCCGGGCAGGTAGCCGCCCGGGGGCGCGAGATGGCGTCCGGACCGGATCACCCGCGGCAGATCTGGGAGCCCGTCCAACTCGGGGAAGCTGTTCGGCGAACCTGTGTCCCTGATCGCCAGCACCCCTGCGTCACGGTCGGCCACAGCCAGCGATCGGGATTCCTCGGCGGTGGTGACGGCGCCTCCGCCGGTGCGCAGGCCGATGTGGCAGTGCGCGTCGACCAGGCCGGGGATGATCCAGCCGCTGTTCACGAGGGTCTCGGCCCTGCTCACCGGCTCTCGGGTGACGCGCCCGCCGGAGACGAAGAACGTACACGGTTCGTCATCGGGCAGCAGGCGGCCGTCCACCCGCCACGCACGGCTCACGACGTGGTCCCGGGGAGGAGACATGTCACGGGCAATTCCCCCTACTTCATGTTGGTAATATCCAGAGGTTCTGAAATAGTGCACTATCCACCGTTTCGGACTCGCTTGAATCCGTTTTCCTTGCCCGACTTCGCGTTGGCACGCATGACTGACTGTCCGATATCTGGAAACGTCTTACCAGTCTTGACAATTCCTCGCGTGTTCACAGATCCTGACGCAGGTAGCGATGAGGGCCGGATCTGGGTGGGGGCCTGGTAAGGAATCGGGCCGAGATAATCGCAATGTGCACACGGATCGGGGGTTCACTCAACCATGCCCGCCGACGTCGACGCGCGTCCGCGTTACCGTTTATATACCCTGCTCACCCTCGGTCTGGCGGTTCTCCTGTTCGCCGGAGTCGGCGTATGGAATTACCGGCTGAATCCGCTCGCCTACGATCGCGGTCATATCCGCGAGGTGGCCGGCATGCTGGCGCAGGGCCAGAACTACGCCAACTACGACACCAACATCAATTGGCGGGCGCTGCGGCGCGAGCAGATCTATCAGCTGAAGGCCGCCCCCGACGTGGTCGTCTTCGGGGGAAGCCGCTGGTGGGAGGCGCATGCCGATCTGTTCCCCGGTCAGACCTTCCTCAACGCCTGGGTGAGCAACGACCAGGCAGAAGACGCCCTCGCACTGGCCTACATGCTGGACCGCGCAGGTAAGTTGCCCAAGACGCTGATCTTGAGCCTACGCTTCATCAGCTTCCAGCCACCCGCGGAACGCGATGCCGCCGAATGGCAGGAGTGGGCCGACGAATACCGGGCGATGGCCACCCGCCTCGGTGTCCCCGCGCACTCCTATTTCGACACCTTCCCCATCAAGAACTGGTCGGGCCTTTTCTACGCTCCTGCCGTTTTCGAGCGGAGCCGTCAAGTGTCTGCAGTCCCGCGTGAACCCGGACCGACCAGCCGCCTGCAGAACCCCTCTCTTGAGATCATCGCCGCGGACGGATCCATCCATTGGTCCGAGAAAAGCATCGCCAAGTACACCAAAAAATTCGTCGATGGTAATGTCCGCAAAGAGCTGCTGAAGATCGGCGATCGGGCGCCGAAGATCGACCCGGCTCTGGTCGACGCCATGGGCAAGGCGATCAGTTTCCTTCGCGGCAAAGGCGTACGTGTGGTGCTGGTGCAGACGCCCTACCACCCGGACTTCTACACCGAAGTCCAGAAGCGTCCGTTCGGCAAGACGCTGAACTCACTGGAAGCGATCGCCCAGGACATGAGCAAGCGGTGGGGAGTGATCTCTGTAGGCGGCTACGACCCGGCGACGTTCGGCTGCGTGGCGGCCGACTTCATCGACCAGATCCACTCCAAGCCCGCGTGCCTGTCGAAGGTCGTACGTCTGATCCCCCCGGACACGGGGGTCTGAGGCCATGTCCTTCACCTCCTACACCTTCCTGCTGGTGTTCCTGCCGGTCGTACTGGCCGGCTACTACCTGCTGACCCGCGTGTTCACCAGTCAGAAGCCGGCCCTGGCCTGGCTGGTCGTCGCCTCGCTGGTGTTCTACGCCTCGCTGGGCCCCGGTTACCTGCTGGTGCTGCTCGGCTCGGTGGCGATGAACTTCGCGTTCGCCTGGCAGATGAGACGGCAGCCCGAAGGCAGCCGCGGCAGAAAGGCCGTGCTGATCAGCGGCATCGTGGCCAACCTGCTGCTGCTCGGCTTCTACAAGTACACCGGCTTCCTCGCCGAGAACGTCAACGCCTTGTTCGGCACCGACCTGCGCGCGCTGGCCGCGGTGTATCCGGTGGGGCTGTCGTTCTACACCTTCATCCAGATCGGCTTTCTGCTCGACACCTACGTGGGCCAGATCGAGCGGCTGTCGTTCCTGAACTACCTGCTGTTCGGCACGTTCTTCCCCTACATCACCGCCGGGCCGCTGGTACGCCAGGGCGAGGTGTTCAAGCAGCTCGACACGCCTGTGCGCGAGCGGACCGGGGTGAAGTTCATCGCCGTCGGTCTCACCATGTTCGCCATGGGACTGTTCAAGAAGGCGGTCCTGGCCGACAGCGTCGCCCCGTACGTGGCCACCATGTTCGACACCGCGGGCGCGGGCGGAGCGGTCTCCACCGGGAGCGCTTGGGTGGGCGCACTGGCCTACACCTTCGAGCTGTACTTCGACTTCTCCGGCTACTCCGACATGGCCCTGGGACTCGGCTACATGCTCGGCGTGCGGCTGCCGATCAACTTCAACTCGCCGCTGAAGGCCACCAGCCTGGTGGAGTTCTGGCGCCGCTGGCACATGACGATGGTGCGCTTCTTCACCACCTACGTGTACACGCCGATGACGGCGAACATGATGCGGCGCAGCATCCGGCGCAAGTGGCCGCAGTGGGTGCGGCTGCTGGCGGTGATCTGCCTGCCGGTGTTCGTGACGTTCGTGCTGGTCGGGTTCTGGCACGGTGCGGGCTGGGGGTTCATCATCTCCGGCGCGATCCATGGAGTGGCGCTGTCGATCAACCTCACCTGGCGTGAGCTCGGGGCCAAGCGGCAGCTGCCGCGCATCCCGGCGCCGGTGGGCTGGCTGCTGATGATGATCCCCCTGGTCGCCTCGCTGGTCTACCTGCGCGCTCCCGACGCCGGCTCGGCCACCCGGATCCTCGCGGCCATGGTCGGCCTCGGCGCAGCCAGAGGCGCGGGCGTCGCCCAGTTCTACGGCACCAACGTGCTGTTCGGCGGTCTCACCGTCGTCCCCGCCGTCCTGTGGACGATCTTCCTCGGGGCGATCGCGCTGTTCTTCCCGCGCAACACGCAGGAGATCCTCGGCCGGTACGAGGTGGGCCTGCCCACCATCCCGTCGGAGGAGAAGGAGACCGGACGCCGGTGGCTCCGGCCGGTCGCCTGGCGGCCGAACCCGACCTGGGCGGTGGCCATCGCGGTCATCGCCGGCTTGGGCCTGGTCTTCGCCGGTGGACCATCGCCCTTCCTCTACTACCGCTACTGATCAAGGGAACCGAAGATGCGACTGGAAGACGTCCTAGCCACCGTGCTGGAGCAGCCGGCCGACAGCTTCACCGACGAGTCCAGCTCCGAGAACGTCCTGACCTGGACCAGTCTGCGGCACGTCACGTTACTCATTGAGATCGAGAACGAGTTCGGCATCCGGTTCAGCAACGCCGAGATGACCACGATGCGCTCGCTCGGCGACATCCGTGCCACCCTTGAGCGCAAAGGGGTGGCGGCGGCATGACGAGTTCCCCGCTGACCCCTGCCCAGCAGGCGACCTGGCTCGGTCGCCTTCCGGCGTTCGAGCTGGGCGGATCCGCCGCCCGCCACTATCTGGAGGCTGAGGCGGAAGACCTGGACCTGGTCAGGTACGGCGAGGCCTGGCGGCAGGCGATCCAGCGGCATCCGGCACTGCGCACCGTCGTCACCGGAGACGGGCAGCAGCAGATCCTGACCGACGTACCCGCCTATGAACCGCAGGTGGAAGACCTGCGGACCGAGAGCGCTGGGCGGCTTGAAGCCATCCGGGCCGACATGACGACACAGGCCTTCGATCCCACCCGGTGGCCGCTGTTCGAGGTGCGGGTATCCCGGCTGGACGAGCGGCGCAGCAGGGTGCATGTGGCCGTGGACCTCCTCATCGCCGACGCGGACGGCTTCGCGCTGCTCGGCCAGGAGATCTTCGCCGGCTACCAAGGCCACCTCAGCGAAGTCGAGACCGCAGCCGCCGCCGTCTCCGCCGTGCGAGCTGGAACCGCGCCGGACGGGCTCACTGCGGCCCTGCCGCCACAGCTCCCCCTGTCGATCGAGCCGCGTCTGCTGGAGCAGCCCCTCTGCGTGCGGCGAGAGCGTCGCCTGCCGGCACCTCGCTGGCAAGCACTCCAAGCACACGCTGCGGACCTCACGCCTTCGGCGGTACTGGTCTGCGCGCTCAATCAAGCACTGGCCGCCTGGTCCAAGGAACCCCGCTTCGCTTTGGCCTACGCCTACCGCGACCGGCATCCGAGAGCAGTCGGCCACTTCACGGAGCTGACCCTCCTCGACGTCGACGCCGACCCGCGCGTCTCCTTCCAGCAGCAGGCACAGGCCGTGCAGACGCAGCTGGCCCAGGACCGGCCGGACGGGATACGCGTGCTGCGCGAGCTCGCGCGAACAACCGGCCAGCCCACCGCAGCCCTCACACCCGTGATCTTCTGCGACCGGCTGCACTCGGCCTCCCGCGAAGGCTGGGCGCTGGGTCAGGGACGGGTCGTGTTCACCTCGCAGCAGCGCCCGCAGGTGCAGCTCGCGCACGAAGTGCGCGAAGAGGGCGGTGAACTCGTCCTCACCTGGGACACCGTCGATGCGCTGTTCCATGGCCGTGTGCTGGACGACCTCATCGACGGGCACCTGACGTTCCTCGAACAGCTCGCCACCGACCCCACCGCGTGGCAGGCGACCTCCCGCGACTGGCTGCCGCCCCATCAGCATCGCGTGCGGGACCAGGTCAACGCCACCGAAGCCGACATCCCTCCGCTGCTGCTGCACGAACCGTTCTGGGCCCAGGCTGCCCGCACCCCCGACGAGCCCGCTGTCATCTCCGACAACAGGACGCTGACCTACCGCGAACTGCGCGCCGGCGCGACCACCCTCGGCGCCCTGCTGCGCGAACGCGGCGCTCGCCCGAACACGACGGTCGCCGTCGTGATGGACAAGGGCTGGGAACAGCCGCTGGCCGTCTTCGGCATCCTGGAGTCCGGCGCCGCGTACGTCCCGATCGAGCCCGATCTGCCCGCCGAGCGCTTCCACTACCTCCTTAAGCACGCCGAGGTGAAGCTCGCGCTCACCCAGCCGGGCCTGGAGACGAAGCTGCCCTGGCCACAGGACGTCGCCCCGATGGTGATCGACGAGAGCCTGCTCGACGGCGAAGGCGCCCCCGAGCCCAGCCGCATCCAGGGCCATCGCGACCTGGCCTACATCATCTACACCTCCGGATCGACAGGTCTGCCCAAGGGCGTCATGATCGACCATCGGGGCGCGCTCAACACCGTCCTGGACATCAACCGGCGCTTCGACGTCACCGCCGCCGACCGCATGCTCACGCTCACCCCGCTCACCTTCGACCTGTCGGTCTACGACCTGTTCGGGCCGTTCGCCCACGGTGGCGCACTCGTGATGCCCGAGGCTGGCACCGGCCGGGCCCCCTGGCACTGGGCCGACCTGATCGAACGCCACCAGGTGACCATGTGGAACACCGTTCCCGCCCTCATGGAGATGCTCGCCGGCTACACCCAGGGCCGGCGCCAGCGGCTGACCTCCACGCTTCGGCTGGTGCTGATGAGCGGCGACTGGATCCCGGTCACCCTGCCCGGCCGCATCCGCTCCCTGGCCGACCGGCACATCGACGTCATCAGCCTGGGCGGCGCCACCGAAGCCTCCATCTGGTCGATCTGGCACCGCATCGACACCGTAGACCCGAACCTGCCGAGCATCCCCTACGGCAAACCGCTCACCAACCAGCACCTCGAGATCCTGGACGAGGCGCTGCGCCGCAGGCCCGACTGGGTGCCCGGCGAGCAGTACGTCGGCGGCCACGGCATCGCCATGGGCTACTGGCGTGACCCGGACAAGACCGCCCGCGCCTTCATCACCCACCCGACGACCGGCAGGCGCCTCTACCGCACCGGCGACCTGGGACGATACTTCCCCGACGGCAGCATCGAGTTCCTCGGCCGGGAAGACTTCCAAGTCAAGATCAACGGCTATCGCATCGAGCTCGGCGAGATAGAGGCAACGCTGCTCGACCACGACGCCGTGAATAGCGCTGTCGTCACGGCGATCGGCGCACAGCGCGGCGAGAAGCGGCTCGTCGCCTACGCGACCCCGGCGGGCACCACCGATCCCGACGAGCTCGCCACGACCCTGCGCGGCCACCTGGCCGAAAAGCTCCCGTCCCACATGCTGCCGGGACACATCGTCATCCTTGACGCGCTGCCCCTGACTCGCAACGGCAAGGTGGACCGCAAGGCCCTGCCCGCGCCGATCACCACACCATCTGCCGCGACCGAATCTGCCGAGCCCGCCGACGACCTGGAGTCCGCGCTCTTAGCCGGTTGGCGGAAGGTGGCAGGCGACCACTTCGCGCCAACCGACGACTACTCCGTCCTGGATCTCCTGGACATCGTCCGGGCCCATCACGCCATCACCCGGAACGGCGCGCCGGAGCTGAGCCTGAATGAGGTGTTCCGCCACACCACCGTCCGCGCCCTCGCCCGTCACCTGTCCGCATCCCGGTAACCCATGGCTGTGGTGCTGGTGCGCCAGGCGCGAGAGGTCCTCGCTCGCGTCCACGACACCGATGACCGGCTGACGGCTCAGGAACGGCAGCGAGCAGCGGCCTTCCGCCGCGACGAAGACCGGCAGATCTTCGTCGCGGGCAGGCACCTCCTGCGCCGATGCGCGGCGCGACTCGTCGACGTGCCGATGGAGGAACTGGCCGTCGTCCAGCGCTGCCCGCTCTGCCACGGACCCCACGGCAGACCGTTCCTCCAGGGCTACCCGGAGGTGCATCTGAGCC
The nucleotide sequence above comes from Nonomuraea gerenzanensis. Encoded proteins:
- a CDS encoding amidohydrolase family protein, with protein sequence MSRAWRVDGRLLPDDEPCTFFVSGGRVTREPVSRAETLVNSGWIIPGLVDAHCHIGLRTGGGAVTTAEESRSLAVADRDAGVLAIRDTGSPNSFPELDGLPDLPRVIRSGRHLAPPGGYLPGVAVECSSAELPAAVATQAAQGHGWIKLVGDWIDDASGGLLVRWDAVSVKAAVQDGHALGVKIAAHTFSEAGAAMMVEAGVDSIEHGPGLSTQLLEEMARSDIALVPTMSAIATFRSIAAVAEARHPRYAAHLRDLSAGFGSLVRAAHEIGVAVYVGTDAGCDVRHGLIAQEMLALHRTAGLSATQVLGAASWRAREWLGLDVLEEGSPADFVVYDTDPREDLTAVRQPRRIVLNGVPLR
- a CDS encoding MBOAT family O-acyltransferase — encoded protein: MSFTSYTFLLVFLPVVLAGYYLLTRVFTSQKPALAWLVVASLVFYASLGPGYLLVLLGSVAMNFAFAWQMRRQPEGSRGRKAVLISGIVANLLLLGFYKYTGFLAENVNALFGTDLRALAAVYPVGLSFYTFIQIGFLLDTYVGQIERLSFLNYLLFGTFFPYITAGPLVRQGEVFKQLDTPVRERTGVKFIAVGLTMFAMGLFKKAVLADSVAPYVATMFDTAGAGGAVSTGSAWVGALAYTFELYFDFSGYSDMALGLGYMLGVRLPINFNSPLKATSLVEFWRRWHMTMVRFFTTYVYTPMTANMMRRSIRRKWPQWVRLLAVICLPVFVTFVLVGFWHGAGWGFIISGAIHGVALSINLTWRELGAKRQLPRIPAPVGWLLMMIPLVASLVYLRAPDAGSATRILAAMVGLGAARGAGVAQFYGTNVLFGGLTVVPAVLWTIFLGAIALFFPRNTQEILGRYEVGLPTIPSEEKETGRRWLRPVAWRPNPTWAVAIAVIAGLGLVFAGGPSPFLYYRY
- a CDS encoding acyl carrier protein; the encoded protein is MRLEDVLATVLEQPADSFTDESSSENVLTWTSLRHVTLLIEIENEFGIRFSNAEMTTMRSLGDIRATLERKGVAAA
- a CDS encoding non-ribosomal peptide synthetase encodes the protein MTSSPLTPAQQATWLGRLPAFELGGSAARHYLEAEAEDLDLVRYGEAWRQAIQRHPALRTVVTGDGQQQILTDVPAYEPQVEDLRTESAGRLEAIRADMTTQAFDPTRWPLFEVRVSRLDERRSRVHVAVDLLIADADGFALLGQEIFAGYQGHLSEVETAAAAVSAVRAGTAPDGLTAALPPQLPLSIEPRLLEQPLCVRRERRLPAPRWQALQAHAADLTPSAVLVCALNQALAAWSKEPRFALAYAYRDRHPRAVGHFTELTLLDVDADPRVSFQQQAQAVQTQLAQDRPDGIRVLRELARTTGQPTAALTPVIFCDRLHSASREGWALGQGRVVFTSQQRPQVQLAHEVREEGGELVLTWDTVDALFHGRVLDDLIDGHLTFLEQLATDPTAWQATSRDWLPPHQHRVRDQVNATEADIPPLLLHEPFWAQAARTPDEPAVISDNRTLTYRELRAGATTLGALLRERGARPNTTVAVVMDKGWEQPLAVFGILESGAAYVPIEPDLPAERFHYLLKHAEVKLALTQPGLETKLPWPQDVAPMVIDESLLDGEGAPEPSRIQGHRDLAYIIYTSGSTGLPKGVMIDHRGALNTVLDINRRFDVTAADRMLTLTPLTFDLSVYDLFGPFAHGGALVMPEAGTGRAPWHWADLIERHQVTMWNTVPALMEMLAGYTQGRRQRLTSTLRLVLMSGDWIPVTLPGRIRSLADRHIDVISLGGATEASIWSIWHRIDTVDPNLPSIPYGKPLTNQHLEILDEALRRRPDWVPGEQYVGGHGIAMGYWRDPDKTARAFITHPTTGRRLYRTGDLGRYFPDGSIEFLGREDFQVKINGYRIELGEIEATLLDHDAVNSAVVTAIGAQRGEKRLVAYATPAGTTDPDELATTLRGHLAEKLPSHMLPGHIVILDALPLTRNGKVDRKALPAPITTPSAATESAEPADDLESALLAGWRKVAGDHFAPTDDYSVLDLLDIVRAHHAITRNGAPELSLNEVFRHTTVRALARHLSASR